In Molothrus ater isolate BHLD 08-10-18 breed brown headed cowbird chromosome 20, BPBGC_Mater_1.1, whole genome shotgun sequence, the following are encoded in one genomic region:
- the TOR4A gene encoding torsin-4A has translation MEEELPCSEVDGKSFLRDLGVEMPCMESNPTGDTSGAEEDAGEVPCVESSTKEEAATDPGIVFTEGSVEGETQGSGSDREGDIPGRDTEGDVPGSGNDGKGDIPGSGSGSDREGDIPGSGSDREGIIAITDSDGEGEIPISDSDREGEMPCDAKEEASCSESDAEEVPDAVIPAASKKIASISSPLRAIVRLRRRYQGLKKSRLHLELPREKSAEFVHTRLLQRQLSLNRTSLYNPSMSFFNQSGFESSQYFTFDTSVEHYSVKKCRRKKSRRKSRMVLYPDKTKKYLPAEEKSKAKRCLLLLIAIMFFQILNAIENLDDNLQKYDLDGLEKTMHREVFGQKAAVESIVELLKDYLATHVHNKPLVISLNGPTGVGKSHVGWVLAKHFRSVMDNDFVLQYFVMHHCPSGVAPLTCEIDLSKKIADMVTRAEIEEKTPLFILDEVELMSPVLLDTLSRFFEPNQTNEFLNAIYILITNLGGAEITKFVIQNASTELLHQQRGAEELLSIIQPVLVRVHPLWKAADIIPFVLLEKAHVINCFLEQMRREGLYPDQKHVENLANQLSYYTTGDKQYSSMGCKQVVAKVNLL, from the coding sequence ATGGAGGAAGAGCTGCCCTGTTCTGAGGTGGATGGAAAAAGTTTCCTCAGGGATCTGGGGGTGGAGATGCCCTGCATGGAGAGCAATCCCACAGGAGACACgtctggagcagaggaggatgCAGGAGAGGTGCCCTGTGTTGAGAGCAGCACAAAAGAAGAGGCTGCAACTGACCCAGGAATTGTCTTCACTGAGGGCAGCGTGGAAGGAGAgacacagggcagtggcagtgacagggaAGGGGACATTCCTGGCAGAGACACGGAAGGGGACGTTCCTGGCAGTGGCAATGATGGGAAAGGAGACATtcctggcagtggcagtggcagtgacagggaAGGGGACATtcctggcagtggcagtgacagggaAGGGATCATTGCCATCACCGACAGCGATGGGGAAGGGGAGATTCCCATCAGCGATAGTgacagggaaggggaaatgCCCTGTGATGCAAAAGAAGAGGCCTCTTGCTCTGAGAGTGACGCAGAGGAAGTACCAGATGCTGTGATCCCTGCTGCCTCCAAGAAAATCGCCTCCATTTCCTCTCCCCTGCGGGCCATCGTCCGCCTGCGCCGGCGCTACCAGGGGCTGAAGAAAAGCCGGCTGCATTTGGAGCTGCCTCGGGAAAAGTCTGCAGAGTTTGTccacaccaggctgctccagaggcagctgTCCCTGAACAGAACTTCCCTGTACAACCCTTCCATGTCCTTCTTTAATCAGTCTGGCTTTGAGAGCTCCCAGTACTTCACCTTTGACACGTCTGTGGAACATTACTCTGTGAAAAAGTGCAGGCGGAAAAAGAGCCGGAGGAAATCCAGGATGGTTCTCTACccagataaaacaaaaaaatacctCCCAGCAGAAGAGAAGAGCAAGGCAAAGCGCTGCCTCCTCTTGCTCATTGCCATTATGTTCTTCCAGATTCTCAATGCAATAGAGAACCTGGATGATAACCTCCAAAAATACGACCTGGATGGTTTGGAGAAAACCATGCACCGGGAAGTGTTTGGGCAGAAGGCTGCTGTGGAAAGTATTGTGGAATTACTGAAGGACTATCTGGCTACCCACGTCCACAACAAGCCTCTGGTGATCTCTCTGAACGGCCCCACAGGGGTTGGGAAGAGCCACGTTGGCTGGGTGCTGGCCAAGCACTTTCGCTCTGTCATGGACAATGACTTCGTGCTCCAGTACTTTGTGATGCACCACTGCCCCAGCGGGGTGGCTCCCCTCACCTGTGAAATAGATCTGTCCAAGAAGATTGCTGACATGGTTACCAGAGCTGAAATAGAGGAAAAGACCCCACTGTTTATTCTGGATGAGGTTGAGCTCAtgtcccctgtcctgctggacacacTCAGCCGATTCTTTGAACCCAATCAAACCAATGAGTTCCTCAATGCCATCTACATTTTAATCACCAACCTGGGAGGTGCTGAAATCACAAAGTTTGTTATCCAGAATGCATCCACTGAGCTCCTGCACCAGCAAAGGGGagctgaagagctgctgagcaTCATCCAGCCAGTGCTGGTCAGGGTGCACCCTCTGTGGAAGGCTGCAGACATCATCCCCTTTGTCCTCCTGGAGAAGGCTCACGTCATAAACTGCTTCCTGGAGCAGATGAGGAGGGAGGGGCTCTATCCCGACCAGAAACACGTTGAAAATTTGGCAAATCAGCTCAGCTATTACACTACAGGGGACAAGCAGTACTCCAGCATGGGCTGCAAGCAGGTTGTGGCCAAAGTCAACCTCCTGTAG